A single window of Rubripirellula lacrimiformis DNA harbors:
- a CDS encoding RNA polymerase sigma factor translates to MNTEPITLLPQTPTAEMDLSSLTDGDLLDAWIRDQHAAALTEIIRRYGRMVLSVCRRRCICDADADDAFQATFLYLAKNASSIRLAAALPGWLQRVAQRSASATLPCPYKVITPMSGTSQSDVDPPSRDEDPMVKLSRRHDAIALDEEMADLPARYRSALVLHIYQGKSLEQSAALLQTTVGAVRGYVQRGKKMLGVRLRRRGIVPAVAIASAASWTISDAALAAASAPFVDLDPSQKLPDSPVDSATLDSLLSTSPLAKGFTSMSYAIASIGLLIAVLIGGAVPLMGDQDDTAADGSTVVSIPPSDTGQQPLAQFDAAAVTEESSGGTMGAESAGMGFSGGGMEIGGGENTPAAAPTTAQAGDGYRWKTQYQVPKAESRLAQRWRDALDKEVTLDTETTLDQLPMRLQEQTGLPVRLDRRAIAFAKLNADEVKLSVSGKAIPLRSILRNALNPVGLKVMVEDDSLVVTADTLELARQGIGVHQWVNVDNEAMDKTMAALAKKVSVNFVETPLEEAVKSISDQVGLPIMIDHRALDEIGLTGQEPVTLAVEEQTASAALRLILDDQDLTIMGTSSYPMITTEETAEQRLLSRVYWLEGIGGSEDDFDTVIDLVQTIITPDTWDLLGGPSTMKEFAGTRPAIVVSTTYRQHQQIEKLLDVFRAHHLGPNPVATPIRVPDPYQSMSGGGGGGGGGGGFF, encoded by the coding sequence ATGAATACCGAACCAATCACTCTACTGCCGCAAACGCCCACCGCCGAAATGGATCTTTCGTCGTTGACCGATGGCGATTTGCTGGACGCCTGGATCCGCGACCAGCATGCCGCCGCGCTGACCGAAATCATCCGTCGCTATGGGCGGATGGTGCTATCGGTTTGTCGCCGCCGCTGTATCTGCGATGCGGACGCCGACGATGCATTCCAGGCGACGTTTCTGTACCTGGCCAAAAATGCCAGTTCCATCCGTCTGGCCGCGGCACTGCCCGGTTGGCTGCAACGAGTGGCCCAGCGTTCGGCATCGGCCACGCTGCCCTGTCCGTACAAGGTCATCACCCCGATGTCAGGAACCAGTCAGTCCGACGTGGATCCCCCCAGTCGTGACGAAGATCCGATGGTCAAGCTGTCACGGCGACACGATGCCATCGCCTTGGACGAAGAAATGGCCGATCTGCCGGCCCGCTATCGTTCGGCATTGGTGCTGCATATCTATCAAGGCAAGTCGCTAGAACAGTCGGCGGCCTTGTTGCAGACCACCGTGGGGGCCGTGCGAGGATACGTCCAGCGTGGCAAGAAGATGCTAGGCGTGCGGCTTCGTCGACGCGGCATCGTGCCCGCGGTTGCGATCGCTTCGGCCGCCTCGTGGACGATTTCAGATGCCGCCCTGGCTGCTGCGTCCGCGCCGTTTGTCGATTTGGATCCATCACAGAAATTGCCGGATTCACCTGTCGACTCGGCGACCCTGGATTCTCTTCTCTCGACCTCTCCTCTCGCTAAAGGGTTCACTTCGATGTCCTACGCAATAGCCTCGATCGGCTTGTTAATCGCTGTTTTGATAGGCGGTGCTGTCCCGCTGATGGGCGATCAGGACGACACTGCCGCAGATGGTTCCACTGTCGTTTCGATTCCTCCCTCCGATACCGGTCAGCAACCGTTGGCCCAGTTTGACGCTGCAGCCGTGACGGAAGAATCATCCGGCGGAACCATGGGGGCTGAATCGGCCGGCATGGGCTTTAGCGGTGGAGGTATGGAGATCGGTGGTGGTGAAAACACGCCGGCTGCTGCACCCACGACTGCACAGGCCGGTGACGGCTACCGCTGGAAGACGCAGTACCAAGTTCCCAAGGCCGAAAGTCGATTGGCGCAGCGTTGGCGTGATGCGTTGGACAAAGAGGTCACTTTGGATACCGAGACGACATTGGACCAGTTGCCGATGCGGTTGCAGGAACAAACCGGACTGCCCGTCCGGCTTGACCGCCGCGCGATCGCATTCGCAAAGTTGAACGCCGATGAGGTCAAGCTATCGGTCAGCGGCAAGGCGATTCCGCTGCGTTCGATCCTGCGAAATGCACTGAACCCGGTGGGCTTGAAAGTGATGGTCGAAGACGACTCGCTAGTGGTCACCGCCGATACCTTAGAACTCGCTCGCCAAGGAATCGGGGTTCATCAGTGGGTGAACGTCGACAACGAAGCGATGGACAAGACCATGGCGGCACTCGCCAAGAAAGTCAGCGTCAACTTCGTCGAAACTCCGCTAGAAGAGGCCGTAAAATCGATCAGTGATCAGGTCGGATTGCCGATCATGATCGATCACCGTGCTTTGGATGAGATCGGCCTGACTGGACAAGAGCCGGTGACCTTGGCGGTTGAAGAACAAACGGCATCCGCCGCCCTGCGTTTGATCCTGGACGATCAGGATTTGACGATCATGGGGACGTCGAGCTACCCGATGATCACGACCGAAGAAACTGCTGAGCAACGTTTGCTGTCGCGTGTCTATTGGCTCGAGGGCATCGGCGGATCGGAGGACGACTTTGATACGGTCATCGACCTAGTCCAAACCATCATCACGCCGGATACATGGGACCTGCTTGGTGGCCCGTCGACGATGAAAGAATTTGCCGGTACTCGCCCTGCGATTGTTGTCTCGACCACTTATAGGCAGCATCAGCAGATCGAAAAGCTGTTGGATGTGTTTCGCGCACACCATCTGGGCCCCAATCCGGTCGCAACTCCCATCCGAGTTCCAGATCCATACCAATCGATGTCAGGCGGCGGAGGTGGCGGCGGTGGCGGCGGTGGTTTTTTCTAA